The proteins below come from a single Triticum aestivum cultivar Chinese Spring chromosome 5D, IWGSC CS RefSeq v2.1, whole genome shotgun sequence genomic window:
- the LOC123125142 gene encoding uncharacterized protein gives MPSLKQYNSLVFAIDRQLFDHLSATKMKIGKAPALLKKAAAMCKSKTSVYTARLLVLVSLRRRMATVGTISQRIHALTVSNREKDAKVNYHKALMLRKAEKPTYHGGEMANPSHHLVFFDQEVAAGGCPDWTLHPIVSNGDDFSYTDEYGDDRDEPSVMNSMRSNQEAEGLGINVHDDIDLAAEMFIRKFREQMNERFS, from the coding sequence ATGCCAAGCCTGAAGCAGTACAATTCCTTAGTTTTTGCCATTGACAGGCAGCTGTTTGACCACCTCTCAGCAACAAAGATGAAGATCGGCAAGGCCCCAGCGCTCCTGAAGAAGGCAGCAGCTATGTGCAAGAGCAAGACCAGCGTCTACACGGCCAGGCTTCTCGTCCTCGTCTCGCTTCGTCGCAGGATGGCCACGGTCGGCACCATTTCTCAAAGGATCCATGCCCTCACTGTGTCCAACCGGGAGAAGGATGCCAAAGTGAACTACCACAAGGCTCTCATGCTCCGCAAGGCCGAGAAGCCGACGTACCATGGTGGCGAGATGGCTAATCCGTCCCACCATTTAGTATTTTTTGATCAAGAGGTTGCTGCTGGTGGCTGCCCTGACTGGACACTGCACCCCATTGTCAGCAATGGCGATGATTTCAGTTACACTGACGAGTATGGCGATGATCGAGATGAGCCCTCGGTGATGAATTCAATGAGGAGCAACCAGGAGGCTGAGGGTTTGGGAATCAACGTGCATGACGATATCGACCTGGCTGCCGAAATGTTCATCAGAAAGTTTCGTGAGCAGATGAACGAGAGATTTTCATGA
- the LOC123125143 gene encoding uncharacterized protein, whose product MKIGKAPELLKKAAAMCKSKTVRLLILASLQRRRMATAAVVSHKIDALIVADWERADRHKALALGMVEKRPVIVHENDLEANFSSRLAMFGPKNGHGCFPADRTLHPLFNDDHENYRYTDDDDVVLDSCDQDDDDEPSVMDVIKINPEVEGLEFNMEVEIDQAADMFIRRFRQRLKRGILGSCLHMHVPRSSDFSSF is encoded by the coding sequence ATGAAGATAGGGAAGGCTCCTGAGCTCCTGAAGAAGGCGGCAGCAATGTGCAAGAGCAAGACCGTCAGGCTCCTCATCCTTGCCTCGCTCCAGCGTCGTAGGATGGCCACGGCTGCCGTGGTCTCCCACAAGATCGATGCGCTCATTGTAGCCGACTGGGAGAGAGCGGACCGCCACAAGGCTCTCGCGCTGGGCATGGTAGAGAAGAGACCGGTCATCGTCCATGAGAATGACTTGGAGGCCAATTTCTCTAGTCGCTTGGCGATGTTCGGTCCAAAGAATGGCCATGGTTGCTTCCCAGCTGACCGAACACTACATCCCCTCTTCAATGATGACCATGAGAACTATCGTTACACTGACGATGATGATGTGGTACTTGATTCATGTGATCAAGATGATGACGATGAGCCATCGGTCATGGATGTGATCAAGATAAACCCAGAAGTTGAAGGGTTGGAGTTCAACATGGAGGTGGAGATTGATCAGGCTGCTGATATGTTCATTAGGAGGTTCCGGCAACGGCTGAAACGAGGAATTTTAGGGTCTTGTTTGCACATGCATGTACCTCGGTCTAgtgatttttcttctttttag
- the LOC123125145 gene encoding uncharacterized protein, with amino-acid sequence MKIGKAPELLKKAAAMCKSKTARLLLLASLQRRRMATGAVVSRKIDALIVADWERADRHKALALHMVGKRPIIIHESNLEANFAHHLAMFGQENGEAGCPTDRTLHPLFNNDHDNCPYTDNDDVLLDSCDHDDDDEPSVVDVIRSNREVEGVESNMEDEIDQAADMFIRRFRQQLNEGF; translated from the coding sequence ATGAAGATCGGGAAGGCTCCTGAGCTCTTGAAGAAGGCGGCAGCGATGTGTAAGAGCAAGACCGCCAGGCTCCTCCTCCTTGCCTCGCTGCAGCGCCGCAGGATGGCCACAGGCGCGGTGGTCTCACGCAAGATCGACGCACTCATTGTGGCCGACTGGGAGAGAGCAGACCGCCACAAGGCTCTCGCGCTGCACATGGTCGGGAAGAGACCGATAATCATCCATGAGAGTAACTTGGAGGCCAATTTCGCTCATCACTTGGCAATGTTTGGTCAAGAGAATGGTGAGGCTGGCTGCCCAACTGACCGGACATTGCATCCCCTATTCAACAACGACCACGACAACTGCCCTTACACTGACAATGATGATGTGCTACTTGATTCATGCGATCATGACGATGATGACGAGCCATCAGTCGTGGATGTGATCAGGAGCAATCGAGAAGTTGAGGGGGTGGAGTCCAACATGGAGGATGAGATTGATCAGGCTGCTGATATGTTCATTAGGAGGTTCCGGCAGCAGCTGAACGAGGGATTTTAG